A DNA window from Candidatus Protochlamydia naegleriophila contains the following coding sequences:
- the rlmD gene encoding 23S rRNA (uracil(1939)-C(5))-methyltransferase RlmD — protein sequence MKQRLVEVSIQKFSKDGYGIGSALTADDRQIEVEVPFAIPGDQASALLTKKKKGLYQSRLQAITSPSPNRIEARCIHFAACGGCRWQQMPYELQLQQKEEWIKSYLKPYLHDDVSWHSIIPSAPWHYRNKMELTFSSDKAGHRYLGLILAGTRGHVFQMQECYLPSPWFAETAQVVSRWWNESGLEAYYSGKDTGSLRTLTLREGQRTGDRMVMLTVSGNAHYALNKQQLQSFVQALRDTIEPKDPLQELSIFLRIQQIAKGRPTNFYEMLLYGPDHIRETLYLPVEGQPPQPLHFRISPSAFFQPNTAQAERLYERALKLADLTSDSLVYDLYCGTGTLGICAAKHVKQVVGIELSPESVLDARENLKENGLSNVVIRAGDVGQVLANLAQETKQHPDVVMVDPPRAGLDPKAIEHVLALQAPKLIYISCNPATQAANLDPLLKGGYRLQAVQPVDQFPQTVHVENIVVLTC from the coding sequence ATGAAGCAGCGACTTGTTGAGGTGTCCATACAAAAATTCTCTAAAGACGGGTATGGCATTGGATCTGCTTTAACGGCAGATGATCGGCAGATTGAAGTTGAGGTTCCTTTTGCTATTCCAGGCGATCAGGCATCGGCTCTTTTAACCAAGAAAAAAAAAGGGCTTTATCAGAGTCGTTTGCAAGCCATTACGTCCCCGTCTCCGAATCGCATAGAGGCGCGCTGCATTCATTTTGCGGCTTGCGGAGGATGCCGCTGGCAGCAAATGCCTTATGAGCTTCAGCTGCAGCAGAAAGAAGAGTGGATCAAGAGCTATTTAAAGCCTTATTTGCACGACGATGTTAGCTGGCATTCTATTATCCCAAGCGCACCGTGGCATTACCGCAATAAAATGGAGTTGACATTTTCCAGTGACAAGGCTGGCCACCGCTATTTGGGATTGATTTTAGCAGGGACACGGGGGCATGTCTTCCAGATGCAGGAGTGCTACTTGCCAAGTCCCTGGTTTGCAGAAACGGCGCAGGTTGTTAGCCGTTGGTGGAACGAGTCAGGTTTGGAAGCTTATTATAGCGGCAAAGATACGGGGTCTTTGCGAACGTTGACTTTGCGAGAGGGGCAGCGAACGGGAGACCGCATGGTGATGTTAACCGTATCGGGAAATGCACACTATGCGTTAAATAAACAGCAATTGCAATCCTTTGTGCAGGCCTTGCGCGATACGATTGAGCCTAAGGATCCTTTGCAGGAACTTTCGATTTTTTTGCGAATCCAGCAAATTGCTAAAGGCAGGCCTACCAATTTTTATGAGATGCTTTTATATGGCCCAGACCATATTCGCGAGACTCTCTATTTGCCAGTAGAGGGGCAACCACCTCAGCCTCTTCATTTTCGCATTAGTCCTTCGGCTTTTTTTCAACCAAATACCGCTCAGGCCGAGCGCTTATATGAGCGAGCATTAAAGCTTGCCGATCTTACATCGGATTCTCTCGTCTATGACCTTTATTGTGGGACGGGGACGCTTGGGATTTGTGCGGCAAAGCACGTTAAGCAGGTCGTTGGAATTGAATTGAGTCCAGAATCCGTTTTGGATGCGCGCGAGAATTTAAAGGAGAATGGATTGTCCAATGTAGTGATTCGGGCTGGCGATGTTGGACAGGTTTTGGCGAATCTTGCTCAAGAGACCAAGCAGCATCCAGATGTTGTTATGGTAGATCCACCACGTGCAGGTTTGGATCCTAAAGCAATTGAACACGTACTGGCTCTCCAGGCTCCTAAACTGATTTATATTTCTTGCAATCCGGCAACACAGGCGGCGAATTTAGATCCTTTATTGAAG
- a CDS encoding histone: MSLKDTFKQLRELLANITTDLEKSENGNKAASQRVRTGTVKLEKIAKLFRKESISSEKKNKGQKKPAKAAPKAGKSVAAAKSKPAAASKAKAAPAAKKAAAVKAKPKAKSTSFRPRQMSVKRATAKLPTKRVGSR; this comes from the coding sequence ATGTCATTAAAAGACACTTTTAAACAATTGAGAGAGCTATTAGCTAATATTACAACAGATCTCGAGAAATCTGAAAATGGTAACAAGGCAGCTTCTCAGCGCGTTCGTACAGGAACAGTTAAATTAGAAAAGATTGCAAAGTTATTCCGTAAAGAGTCTATTTCTTCAGAAAAGAAAAACAAAGGCCAAAAGAAGCCTGCGAAAGCAGCTCCAAAAGCTGGGAAATCAGTCGCTGCTGCTAAAAGCAAGCCAGCTGCTGCTTCTAAAGCTAAAGCCGCTCCGGCTGCTAAAAAAGCTGCTGCTGTTAAAGCGAAGCCAAAAGCTAAGTCAACAAGCTTCAGACCACGTCAAATGTCTGTTAAGCGTGCGACAGCTAAGCTTCCAACAAAAAGAGTTGGTTCTAGATAG